TTCTGTCAATAAATATTGATTACATTCTGTGTGGTTGCAGGATACCGTGGGAAAGATGAAGAGGTGTTTGCTTCAGGTCAGAAAAGCTGTCTTTGATGATTaactgatttttcttctttctgtaaagtaaaacaattgtgtgtgtgtgtgtgtggtgcagGAGGGAATAAAAGTCCAGAAAAAAATGACGCACCTGACGGTGACAGTGAGTAAAACTCTGCAGTAGAAACACAGTCAATGTTTTTGCGCTCTGGTTCTGCAACACACATCATTTCTGTTTTGAACCACAGGACCCAAAGTCACCTACGTTCCCCCGACTCTTCCTGAAGACGAAGACTCCATTTTCTCCCACTACAAGTCCGGGATCAACTTCAACAAGTACGACGACATCCTGGTGGATGTCAGTGGCAGCAACCCACCGCCGGCTATCATGGTAGGAAGTGTGAGGATGACTGATTGGTTAGTTAGATATATGTGGAAGGTGTGTGCGTGATTCCAGACCTAAGCCTTGTCGTCAATGTAGCTGTGACGATGGAGCTTCTCTCACCCACAGATGCCTGAAACGGTCACAGTCTCGGGTTTCAGTTGATTTCAAGCTTGATGCACTCCTTGAACAGTCACTGTTCAAAAACAGAAAGTCgcattgaaaatatttttgaacCGTGAGCAGCAGAAAAGTCTTCTTAACACAAATATGccatttttagtattttactCTTTGGAGTTTTCATGGCAGGTTTAAAACACCCCTCACAATCTgatttgagaagaaaaaaaacaactaaatggaGCCGGTGGCAGGCGTACTCTGTGCTCTGAGGGGATTCGCGAGAAAACTGTAAAGCCTATTGCAGTGATGGTTGCATTAggtgaaaggaaagaaaaagtcccATGTTTTGATTTATAATTAGTATATGTACAGAAGAAACTTGGTGTCAAGAAGTTTGTGAAATTTTCTGAATAATTTAAGGGGGTAGAGTTAAGTGTGACACAATCACCCTGTGGACTGTGTGGGCAAATATCTCAAATGTCATAAAATTTAAACTGCATTTGTGTTAAATTTGTTAAAGATATCTAAATGCTCTTTAAGACTGTGAAGGTTTTATCTTTTGTGACCtgttaagtttttattgaatGTTCTCTGTGAAGGTGTGCCTGAGTTACAGGGCTCCAAACTGGGCTTATTTTTCCTCAGTCCCATTAATTTCTATGCGACCACTTTTGGTGTTTTTTGAGAATTTCATAAACCGTGTGCAATGAATCGATAACAGAAGTTATAGCACATCTTTTGGTCCGGATTTTCTCAAAACTGACcatttacacaaataaaaatctgtgaTGGAAATGGAAGCGGAGGAAGAATTGGTGGATCATGTGTAAGAGACCATATTATGTGGGCTTTAATGGAAATGCTTTGGCATCCATAATCACATATTACATATCAACCAAAGAGAATCTAGTGCCTTTGGATCAGCTGATGGGTTTGTTGGTTAAATGACACACAGATCTACATTTTACGTGTTGCACCAGAGATCAGAGTGCGGTTATTAAGAAAATGAGGTAATTTTGCATCCTATCACAGGTTGAACTGCTGTGTTGACTTGTCCCTCCTAAGTCTGTCAGTCCCGTCTCTACACCTGCACAAATACAGCCAGGCAGCAAAGCTATGATCGCAATCtcttatatgtaaaaaaatgatGCATCAATGATGTTTATACTCTCACCAGCCACCTAATTAGGTCCATCTCACTAGTTTGAGGGTCGACCCATTTTACCCTCAAAACTACCTTAATTATTGGGTCTCATAGGCTCCGTTTACGCtgcagatgattttttttccctcatgtgactcatatcagattttttgacagtctgaacatttttttaactgacccaggccactttctTATACATATCCAGTCAGTGTTGAAGCAACTTCATTCTGAACGGTCATGCTGCATTTCATCCGACTTTGacatcccagtcagacagacatCACAATTCAGCTGTTTCacattatttactgtgttgttgtcttttcttttttattttattttatttttgtaaatgaaaacgatgacaaaacaccaccatcaCAAGAAAAGTAATACAATGAGGGAAGGGGACAAGGGTGTATTTACAATTAGAATGTGTTAACATGCAGGTTGCATCGCATTTTATATCTTCATTGTCAGGTCGGGTCCAGATTTCACTGGAAGATATCCCTGGGTCGGGTTTGTAATCATCCTAACGGGTTTAGGCTGGTAAAACTGGACCCGTGCAGATATCTGCACAGACCAACTCAGCTGCATGCTTCTGAACAGAAGTAggagccactgctccacaaaaggcCGTTGTTAACATTTGTGCTCTCCTTTTTCTCAGTCTCCttctttcattcatcatttGGGCAAAATTTTATGGGTTCAGAGTGGGCAAGTACTTCGACACTGATGAAACATCCTTTACGACCATAAATACTACGTGACATTGTGTTACCCTCTGTGCATGCGTGTCACTTAAGGGCCACATACCGTTCACACTACAGCGTGATGAGGTCGCATTGAAGTGAGAATATGAACCAATGTGACCATGCAAAAAGATCagatttcattaaataaaatcagatttaagCACTAAGACCTGCATTGTGGGCTtagtcatagattcaacaaggttctggaaacattcctcagagcttttgctccatattgacatgacagcatcacacagttgctgcaggtttgtcggctgcatccatgatgacaatctcccgttccaccacatcacaaagctggtgactgtggaggtcatTGGAGTCCAGCGAACTCATTGTCACATTCAAGAAAACAGTTGGAGACGATTTCAGAGGTTTTCATCaggtcatcttgaccatgtctgcaAATACACTGCCTTTCTGCCATGTGACTGAATTGAAATATTTGTGTTGAAACAGTTTGTAGATACATGAGCTCGTGTATCTAATCTAACAAATCTTTTCCTGCAGACCTTTGATGAGGCAGCTTTATGCGAGTCCCTcaaaaaaaatgtcagcaaaTCTGGATACGTGAAGCCGACCCCTGTGCAAAAGCATGGCATCCCAATCATCTCAGCGGGCAGGGATCTCATGGCTTGTGCTCAGACCGGATCTGGTAAAACGGTGAGATGAGGAAGAACCAGAACCTTACCTGTGAAATTTACTCTTTGACAAGTGTAAATATGTCAACCTGTCTTCCAGGCTGCATTCCTGCTCCCTATCCTGCAGAAGCTGATGGCGGATGGCGTGGCAGCCAGTCGTTTCAGTGAGATACAAGAGCCTGAAGTCATCATCGTGGCTCCAACCAGGGAGCTCATCAACCAGATATTTCTGGAAGCCAGAAAGTTTTCCTACGGGTCAGTTTAACCTGATGGAGCTGATAATAGACATGTATGAAGCTGTCCTGGGTTTGAATAGGTTTCCTCTCTGTTACAGGACATGTGTGCGCCCAGTCGTGGTTTATGGTGGAGTCAGCACCGGACACCAGATGCGAGAAATCGAGAGGGGATGTAACGTGGTGTGTGGGACACCAGGACGTCTGCTGGACATGATTGGAAGAGGAAAGGTAAAGTTGTGATAGTTTCATTAGTTTTCATCAGAGCTTGATTGTTCTGGTTAATAGATGGAGTTCAATGGATGTGTTCCAGATTGGTTTGAATAAACTGCGGTACCTGGTCCTGGACGAGGCCGACCGTATGCTGGATATGGGCTTTGAGCCTGACATGCGCCGCCTGGTCGGCTCCCCTGGAATGCCACCAAAGGAGAAGCGTCAGACTCTGATGTTTAGCGCCACCTACCCTGATGACATCCAAAGGTCTGCTGCACTTTCAGTCCCAGTTTTTTATTGGTGATGCAAGCAACCATGTTGCAGATGGatcgtttttgtttttaataggaTGGCTGCTGACTTCCTGAAGACTGACTACTTGTTCTTGGCTGTGGGTATTGTGGGCGGGGCCTGCAGCGACGTGGAGCAGCAGTTTGTCCAAGTCACTAAGTTCTCTAAGAGGGAACAGCTACTGGACCTCCTCAAGACCACAGGTATGTTTAGGCTTTTCCAAACTGCAGTTTTCCCCAAACATTGGGAATACACTAATGgctttagttttttgttttccctaGTATTCTCATTGATTTGCTTTTTACGACATTCTTATTCAATAGAAAGCAATGTTTATGTATTAATGGTACAAAATGTTCTTACTTTGATTATTTACACTTTGTGTTAATAATTTCTCTATTTGTcaaaacatcagtgttttaGTATACGCAGATGATGTAATTATGTTCACTCAGgctgaaaatgtccaaaaacattttaggttCTGACAGCTGCAGTAAATCAAGGTCAggatcagtttttttctttttattgtgtaaaatgtttacAGAGCAAGCAAAAGTCATGCTGCATTCTGGTGTTTTTCAGAGAAGAGGAAACTAATACTGAGAATAAACTGTATTTGCTTGGACTGTATTAAACTCAGTATTATACTTTAAAAGTCATGTTTAAAAATTTTTGTGTAATTACAAAACCTCAGAttagagtttttctttcattgtttatttagtcttataattaacatgtaaaagaaacaacaaaacatgagaaacaaaaaacatcgGGGGTGTTTGGGGTGGTACCCAGAGATACTAGCTTGTCGTGGGTTTTACGGTAGACAAGATGGCGTATCGGTCAGGATACAGGACTCGTCTTTCTTGAACTGTCTTAATCAGTTCTGTTTATTGGAGCAGTTAAACACAGCAGAGCTGTAACAGTCTGAAATAGAGATCAATTTCAATGAGTAACTGACAGCAGCAAGACATGCTATAGCTATATGGCCTCAAcaaaaaatgcccataaaatGTACATTGAAATATGCATGTATTTAAGCAGTTCCATATAAAATCAGACAGTCTAATCTAAACAATCTTAACTATTAAATCCCATTGCCTGATGAAACATAACCAGCTAACTTGTTCACACAAAATGACAGTTACTCCTCAGGTAAACATTCCTGCAGGCCAAACTAACGTAAATGTGGCAATAGCACCACCTTGTGGCCAGCGTGGGTATATATTGATAGTGCCACATGGCGTGTCTGTCCACCAGAAACATTACTGCCATTTCTCCTAATATAAGACATTAAACTACTTTTCTTGGAGAACATTGACGTATAAGCAGACATATGACGTTGTTTGCTAACTAGTAGATTTTTACCTAAGCAGAGACACCATCCTATTCTGCTGGATGCCCGTGGTGAAAATTAGCTCGTGATAAACACAAATCAAATTAATTGGAATGTACTTGCTTCTCGTCCTTAACTCAACACTTGGAATATCAAATTGGCTTGCATGAACATCTGCAGGACACGTATCACAAAGGGTAAGGATTACTAATATAACAGGCTATAACACTGACAACGTTTGCTTCCACTCTTCGTTCAGACTGGAACAGACCAACCTTACATACGTCACTTCCTTTtaacagacacagaaatctaATCATGAACACTAGATAGTCTTTAACTGAGGGGAAACTTTTTCAAGCAACTGAGTGGAAATTGTCCATATCTttaaaaatttcttccagtATTTTTCAGTCTGCTTTAAATTGCAAATAAAGTCATTTTCTCCTTTGCATATGTTTTCATTAATGTCCATCCATTGACTCGTTGGACTGCTGAACCATTTCTTGGTGGTGGTCTTTTTACTGACAGCAGTCATTTTGAAGAGATACCTGTCCTCTTTCTTAATTAGTCCTTCTGGGGTCAAACCCAGATACAAATTACAATTAGTTGTAGGTACGGAAAGTCTTCATTTTCCActttaaactcagttttaaCTTTTCCAAATGACTTAAATACATTTCCCTGTGTCAGTGTGCTTGTGGTTGTTATACCTTTATCTATCCATTCAGTAAAGGCTTTATCAGTTTGACTGGTTTGAACAGAGATGTTTTTAGTCTTTCAGTAACAGTAAGCTATCATCTTGCTTGTTCTGTGGTGTTTGTCTCCCAACCTGGCCTGGATGCAGGTATCTGCTCTGAGTGAGCTCTACCTGCTTCCATCTGGCATAATATTCTGGAAAACACTAACATATGTTTCAGCTGAGCAGCGTAAAAATCTCTCAGATTGGGCCCCTGCTGTTATCCAGTGTGAGTGCTATGAATTTAACTCTGAACCTTTTGCCTGCCCAGATAAAATTGTCATCTACTTAGTCCATGCTGTAAACTGGGAGTCTGGGATGTGGACTGGTATAGAGAGGAATAGATACAGCTTTAtagtacttttaaaaaaatcttttgtaaGAGTCCGGTTAAAGGATTCTAGGGGAAACTTCCTCCCTGAATATCTTGTGCCACTCGTTTGGAAATCCATCGCTCCCagggctttttattttattcttcaggCTGCTGATGGCTTGGTCCAGCTCTTCAGAGAAGACTGCATTTAGTTCTGCTAACATGTCTTTACATTCTGGTTGGTCATTTACAGGAGGAACAAAtctcat
This DNA window, taken from Melanotaenia boesemani isolate fMelBoe1 chromosome 24, fMelBoe1.pri, whole genome shotgun sequence, encodes the following:
- the ddx4 gene encoding probable ATP-dependent RNA helicase DDX4 isoform X1; this encodes MDEWEEEKTSTSTVASVSHNSNEGTQGNSWKADRGEFGRGRGGRGRGRGFINSFSSDGDNWNDDGDKRGGFGRRGSRGGGRGFGRNDRSDFNADENGVHENGFRGRGRGGRGGGFRQGGDQGDGGAFGGGYRGKDEEVFASGGNKSPEKNDAPDGDRPKVTYVPPTLPEDEDSIFSHYKSGINFNKYDDILVDVSGSNPPPAIMTFDEAALCESLKKNVSKSGYVKPTPVQKHGIPIISAGRDLMACAQTGSGKTAAFLLPILQKLMADGVAASRFSEIQEPEVIIVAPTRELINQIFLEARKFSYGTCVRPVVVYGGVSTGHQMREIERGCNVVCGTPGRLLDMIGRGKIGLNKLRYLVLDEADRMLDMGFEPDMRRLVGSPGMPPKEKRQTLMFSATYPDDIQRMAADFLKTDYLFLAVGIVGGACSDVEQQFVQVTKFSKREQLLDLLKTTGTERTMVFVETKRQADFIATFLCQEKVPTTSIHGDREQREREQALADFRSGKCPVLVATSVAARGLDIPDVQHVVNFDLPNNIDEYVHRIGRTGRCGNTGRAVSFYDPDADNQLARSLVTILSKAQQEVPSWLEESAFSSHGAAAFNPSSNAFGATDNRKGHHPGSFQDPVNNQPAAQTAADDDEEWE
- the ddx4 gene encoding probable ATP-dependent RNA helicase DDX4 isoform X2, producing MDEWEEEKTSTSTVASVSHNSNEGTQGNSWKADRGEFGRGRGGRGRGRGFINSFSSDGDNWNDDGDKRGGFGRRGSRGGGRGFGRNDRSDFNDENGVHENGFRGRGRGGRGGGFRQGGDQGDGGAFGGGYRGKDEEVFASGGNKSPEKNDAPDGDRPKVTYVPPTLPEDEDSIFSHYKSGINFNKYDDILVDVSGSNPPPAIMTFDEAALCESLKKNVSKSGYVKPTPVQKHGIPIISAGRDLMACAQTGSGKTAAFLLPILQKLMADGVAASRFSEIQEPEVIIVAPTRELINQIFLEARKFSYGTCVRPVVVYGGVSTGHQMREIERGCNVVCGTPGRLLDMIGRGKIGLNKLRYLVLDEADRMLDMGFEPDMRRLVGSPGMPPKEKRQTLMFSATYPDDIQRMAADFLKTDYLFLAVGIVGGACSDVEQQFVQVTKFSKREQLLDLLKTTGTERTMVFVETKRQADFIATFLCQEKVPTTSIHGDREQREREQALADFRSGKCPVLVATSVAARGLDIPDVQHVVNFDLPNNIDEYVHRIGRTGRCGNTGRAVSFYDPDADNQLARSLVTILSKAQQEVPSWLEESAFSSHGAAAFNPSSNAFGATDNRKGHHPGSFQDPVNNQPAAQTAADDDEEWE